A genomic window from Nocardioides sp. BP30 includes:
- the ftsX gene encoding permease-like cell division protein FtsX has product MQLRYVFTELRQGLRRNLSMHLAVVLTLLVSLTLVGVGVLLHQEADKTAKQWGSQLQITVFLCNGTTDTSPSCVGAVTDAQKQAIEKVLHENKDIDSFRLESQQEAYDRIQHLNVPASSFKGPDPAIKVSDMPESYWITMKDPHQAASIKESVQGLDGVESVQDLHNLMGKILGTIDGLRNGAIVAAVLLVVAALLMVANTIRLAAFARRREIAIMRLVGASTLYIALPFLLEALVTAVVGVVLAGGALAAVMQFGVNDRLAKVKFDAWIGWHDYWVAAAVIAVLGVALTLLPTLLLTRKYLKV; this is encoded by the coding sequence ATGCAGCTTCGTTATGTCTTCACCGAGCTCCGCCAGGGCCTGCGTCGCAACCTGTCGATGCACCTCGCCGTGGTGCTCACCCTCCTCGTCTCGCTGACCCTCGTCGGCGTCGGCGTCCTCCTCCACCAGGAGGCCGACAAGACCGCCAAGCAGTGGGGCAGCCAGCTCCAGATCACGGTCTTCCTCTGCAACGGCACCACCGACACCTCGCCCTCCTGCGTCGGGGCGGTGACCGACGCGCAGAAGCAGGCGATCGAGAAGGTGCTCCACGAGAACAAGGACATCGACTCCTTCCGGCTGGAGAGCCAGCAGGAGGCCTACGACCGCATCCAGCACCTGAACGTGCCGGCGAGCAGCTTCAAGGGCCCCGACCCGGCGATCAAGGTCTCGGACATGCCGGAGTCCTACTGGATCACCATGAAGGACCCGCACCAGGCGGCCTCGATCAAGGAGTCGGTCCAGGGTCTCGACGGGGTCGAGAGCGTGCAGGACCTGCACAATCTGATGGGCAAGATCCTCGGCACCATCGACGGGCTGCGCAACGGTGCGATCGTGGCGGCCGTGCTGCTCGTGGTCGCCGCGCTGCTGATGGTCGCCAACACGATCCGACTGGCGGCGTTCGCCCGCCGGCGCGAGATCGCGATCATGCGGCTCGTCGGCGCCTCGACGCTCTACATCGCGCTGCCGTTCCTGCTCGAGGCACTGGTGACGGCGGTGGTCGGCGTGGTGCTCGCAGGAGGGGCGTTGGCAGCGGTGATGCAGTTCGGCGTCAACGACCGGCTGGCGAAGGTGAAGTTCGACGCGTGGATCGGCTGGCACGACTACTGGGTCGCCGCCGCCGTGATAGCGGTGCTCGGCGTCGCGCTCACGCTGCTGCCGACACTCCTACTGACCCGCAAATACCTCAAAGTCTGA
- a CDS encoding M23 family metallopeptidase, with translation MLAATIAATAVGGLTVPVAYASDHHQQLKQQQKQAQQHVATVQNDLDDSSAALQKAATQLADAKAQLVKAQAHLADVNTQLGAAQQVEAQAQAALTQAQTALAQATDALDAGQQAVDAQRDEVKRTVLSTYTAGDPGLLEVGQLLDATSPSDIVRQLSYGQVVSTAETNSYKALQSAEVVLKVKQQNLAAAKEKVADQEQVAAQHLTEVQDLQQQASAAASSVASLVARAAAAKAAARQTKKDDEKQLQQAKAQEQKITQQILAASKHGAKRHVSSTSGMFQKPVANTYITSPYGWRIHPIYHYWGLHDGDDFHAPCGTHEVAVGTGRVVSEYYSSVWGNRLYLDLGTINGDQYTAIYNHIEDGEYKAKVGQVVGQGQTIALAGTTGWSTACHLHFTIMRNGTAIDPMSVLG, from the coding sequence GTGCTTGCAGCCACCATCGCTGCGACCGCCGTCGGTGGGCTGACCGTCCCCGTCGCCTACGCCAGCGATCACCACCAGCAGCTGAAGCAGCAGCAGAAGCAGGCCCAGCAGCACGTCGCCACGGTCCAGAACGACCTGGACGACTCCAGTGCCGCGCTGCAGAAGGCCGCCACGCAGCTGGCCGACGCCAAGGCTCAACTGGTCAAGGCGCAGGCGCACCTCGCCGACGTCAACACCCAGCTCGGCGCCGCCCAGCAGGTCGAGGCGCAGGCCCAGGCGGCGCTCACCCAGGCCCAGACCGCGCTCGCCCAGGCGACCGACGCCCTCGATGCCGGCCAGCAGGCAGTGGACGCGCAGCGTGACGAGGTCAAGCGCACCGTGCTCTCGACGTACACCGCCGGTGACCCGGGCCTGCTCGAGGTGGGGCAGCTGCTCGATGCGACCTCGCCCTCCGACATCGTCCGGCAGCTGTCCTACGGCCAGGTCGTCTCCACGGCCGAGACCAACTCCTACAAGGCCCTGCAATCGGCCGAGGTCGTGCTCAAGGTCAAGCAGCAGAACCTCGCTGCTGCCAAGGAGAAGGTCGCCGACCAGGAGCAGGTCGCCGCGCAGCACCTCACCGAGGTGCAGGACCTGCAGCAGCAGGCCAGCGCCGCCGCGTCCTCCGTCGCCAGCCTGGTCGCCCGGGCCGCTGCCGCCAAGGCTGCCGCTCGGCAGACGAAGAAGGACGACGAGAAGCAGCTCCAGCAGGCCAAGGCCCAGGAGCAGAAGATCACCCAGCAGATCCTCGCCGCGTCCAAGCACGGCGCGAAGCGGCACGTCTCCTCGACCAGCGGGATGTTCCAGAAGCCGGTCGCCAACACCTACATCACCTCGCCGTACGGCTGGCGGATCCACCCGATCTACCACTACTGGGGCCTGCACGACGGCGACGACTTCCACGCCCCCTGCGGCACACACGAGGTGGCGGTCGGCACCGGCAGGGTCGTCTCGGAGTACTACTCCAGCGTCTGGGGCAACCGGCTCTACCTCGACCTGGGCACCATCAATGGCGACCAGTACACCGCCATCTACAACCACATCGAGGATGGCGAGTACAAGGCGAAGGTCGGCCAGGTCGTCGGGCAGGGCCAGACGATCGCCCTGGCGGGCACCACCGGTTGGTCCACGGCGTGCCACCTGCACTTCACGATCATGCGCAACGGCACCGCGATCGACCCGATGTCGGTCCTGGGCTGA
- a CDS encoding crotonase/enoyl-CoA hydratase family protein, with protein sequence MSVRVERSGPVTTVVLDRPAARNAVDRPTAEALAQAFRAFDADESAAVAVLVGAGGTFCAGADLKAVGTPRQNRVDPGGDAPMGLSRLELSKPVIAAIEGHAVAGGLELAIWCDLRVAAEDAVLGVFCRRFGVPLIDGGTVRLPALIGTSRAMDLILTGRAVGADEAQAMGLVNRVVAPGTARETAEALATELAALPQTCLRNDRRSVLHAEGRTTAEAMSFEFAVGLESLSADGVGGAARFVGGAGRHGGS encoded by the coding sequence GTGAGCGTTCGCGTCGAGCGGTCCGGTCCGGTCACGACGGTCGTCCTGGACAGGCCGGCGGCGCGCAACGCCGTCGACCGGCCGACCGCTGAGGCGCTCGCGCAGGCCTTCCGTGCCTTCGACGCCGACGAGTCGGCCGCTGTCGCCGTCCTGGTCGGCGCCGGCGGCACGTTCTGCGCCGGGGCCGACCTCAAGGCGGTCGGTACGCCGCGGCAGAACCGCGTCGACCCCGGCGGCGACGCTCCGATGGGCCTCTCCCGCCTGGAGCTGAGCAAGCCGGTGATCGCCGCCATCGAGGGGCACGCCGTCGCGGGCGGCCTGGAGCTGGCGATCTGGTGCGATCTGCGCGTCGCCGCCGAGGATGCTGTGCTCGGGGTGTTCTGCCGGCGCTTCGGCGTACCGCTGATCGACGGCGGCACCGTTCGGCTCCCGGCATTGATCGGCACCTCGAGGGCGATGGACCTGATCCTGACGGGCCGCGCTGTCGGCGCCGACGAGGCCCAGGCGATGGGACTGGTGAACCGGGTCGTCGCGCCGGGCACCGCCCGCGAGACGGCCGAGGCGCTGGCGACCGAGCTGGCCGCGCTGCCCCAGACCTGCCTGCGCAACGACCGTCGCTCGGTGCTGCACGCCGAGGGGCGCACCACCGCGGAGGCGATGTCCTTCGAGTTCGCGGTCGGTCTCGAGTCGCTGTCGGCCGACGGGGTCGGGGGAGCGGCAAGGTTCGTCGGCGGCGCCGGGCGGCACGGCGGTTCATAA
- the smpB gene encoding SsrA-binding protein SmpB produces MPKEQGRKLIAQNKKARHDYHLEDTFEAGLVLQGTEVKSLREGRASLVDGFVDIDGGEAWLHAVYIPEYLNGSWTNHAARRKRKLLLHRTEIEKIERRVSERGLTIVPLSLYFTDGRAKIEIALAKGKKSWDKRQSIAERTANREKEQALGRHLKGIRD; encoded by the coding sequence ATGCCGAAGGAGCAGGGCCGCAAGCTGATCGCGCAGAACAAGAAGGCGCGACACGACTACCACCTCGAGGACACCTTCGAGGCGGGACTCGTGCTTCAGGGCACCGAGGTGAAGTCGCTGCGCGAGGGACGCGCGTCGCTGGTCGACGGCTTCGTCGACATCGACGGCGGCGAGGCGTGGCTGCACGCCGTCTACATCCCCGAGTACCTCAACGGCTCCTGGACGAACCATGCGGCGCGCCGCAAGCGCAAGCTGCTCCTGCACCGCACCGAGATCGAGAAGATCGAGCGCCGGGTCTCCGAGCGAGGCCTGACGATCGTGCCGCTCTCGCTGTACTTCACCGACGGCCGCGCCAAGATCGAGATCGCGCTCGCGAAGGGCAAGAAGTCCTGGGACAAGCGGCAGTCCATCGCCGAGCGGACCGCCAACCGGGAGAAGGAGCAGGCGCTCGGCCGCCACCTCAAGGGCATCCGGGACTGA